One genomic region from Pseudoduganella lutea encodes:
- a CDS encoding alpha/beta hydrolase, whose amino-acid sequence MVPKLFSPLLLALACALAGTLAPASALAQQGSFPLWPNGAPGAEKRHGEPETVKDGVYFSNVHDPSLTVLRADPRHANGAAVVVVPGGGHRMLVFQNEGVAAAKNLNRAGVTAFVLKYRLARDEGSTYSIEGDGAADLRRAVRWVRTHAADYGVDPGRVGVMGFSAGGELVSLVADNPEPAGFVARDAIDRASARPDFQVLVYPGPLGVPAKAVKGAPPAFLVAGSRDTCCMPPTIALYQQLVAAGVSAELHLYADTDHAFNVGQRGERISLQHWPDRLADWLADGGWLVPRRGDRAPEGVPAP is encoded by the coding sequence ATGGTACCGAAGCTCTTCTCCCCTCTTCTGCTGGCGCTCGCCTGCGCATTGGCCGGCACATTGGCCCCCGCCAGCGCGCTGGCCCAGCAGGGTTCTTTCCCGCTGTGGCCGAATGGCGCGCCGGGCGCCGAAAAACGGCACGGCGAGCCGGAGACCGTGAAGGATGGCGTCTACTTCAGCAACGTGCACGATCCGTCGCTGACGGTGCTGCGCGCCGATCCGCGGCATGCGAACGGTGCCGCCGTCGTCGTGGTGCCTGGCGGCGGGCACCGCATGCTCGTATTCCAGAACGAAGGCGTGGCCGCGGCGAAGAACCTGAACCGTGCCGGCGTCACCGCGTTCGTCCTGAAATACCGGCTGGCGCGCGATGAAGGGTCCACGTATTCCATCGAAGGCGACGGCGCGGCCGACCTGCGGCGCGCCGTGCGCTGGGTGCGAACCCATGCCGCGGACTACGGCGTCGATCCGGGACGTGTCGGCGTAATGGGCTTTTCGGCGGGCGGCGAACTGGTTTCGCTCGTGGCCGACAATCCCGAGCCGGCCGGCTTCGTGGCGCGCGATGCCATCGACCGCGCCAGTGCCCGGCCGGACTTCCAGGTGCTGGTCTACCCGGGCCCGCTGGGCGTACCGGCAAAGGCCGTCAAGGGGGCGCCGCCGGCCTTCCTGGTGGCCGGTTCGCGCGATACGTGCTGCATGCCGCCCACGATCGCGCTGTACCAGCAACTGGTGGCCGCCGGCGTGTCGGCCGAGCTGCACCTGTATGCCGACACCGACCATGCCTTCAACGTGGGCCAGCGCGGCGAGCGCATCTCGCTGCAGCACTGGCCCGACCGGCTGGCGGACTGGCTGGCCGACGGCGGCTGGCTGGTGCCCCGTCGAGGCGACCGCGCGCCCGAAGGCGTGCCCGCACCATGA
- a CDS encoding glycosyl hydrolase family 28-related protein, translated as MKTQLILTTTLAAALAASAAQAASTSAYQVMPEDARAIVAKAKGDGTTDDTAAIQAALDKAANDEQGGIVFLPSGRYRLTRTLTIPLAVRLYGVGPTRPVFVLAPKTPGFQKGVANMVIFTGGDQYRVGKVPMPVPSAVPFDPKNKPVRDANSSTFYSALSNVDFEIGAGNPAAAAVRMHTAQHSNLSHIDFHIGSGLAGVYHVGNVAYNLRFYGGRYGILAEKTSPAWQFTLMDSTFEGQRDAAIREHEAGLTMVNVDIRNTPVGVEINRGYGDWLWGKDVRFENVSKAALIVSNENNVYTQVGFENAVASNVPVFARFRDSGKAVEGKGRNYRVDEFNYGLTVDKLGEPGKFATNYKATTLSAAVPARERALRLLPPSKDWVNVKTLGAAGNGTTDDTAALQKAIDSHRVVYLPLGFYVVSDTIRLKPDTVLVGLHPGLTQLLIQNGSPKYQGAGSPVALVESARGGDAIVSGIGLATGEVNQRAVALLWRAGERSLVDDVRIQGGHGTRLYDGSRADPYKKDAKFDTTAHWDRQYPSVWVTDGGGGTFSGIWSPSGYAQAGFYVTNTKTPGHVYELSAEHHVRAEIVLDGVENWEFLAPQTEEEVRDGMDAVSLEIRNSKNLLFANYHGYRVTRSLKPMPAAVTISNSSDIRFRNVHVNGESGFSTCDDNGCTTYLRASKYPYENAIRDVTNRIDVREREFAVLDYTGTQKEAPPAQGKVEKLETGFWSIAGAAVDAQGKLYFVDRHWRRIHAYSEDRGLETVRDAALDPVNLAIDGSGNVMVQSSFGPQASVYSFNPGAPGLDVTMIKPTPVASRPAARVAVPVNFWQNGEFRDQLNPETYEFTTLAEMFARDVALPKAQEYVSPDGSLALPAYRVLRQGPADHLGWRWSDALNTHGFVAGRVGERVVFTNGSENRTFSGVIAAGGALKDLKQVADRGGESAAVDGAGNVYVANGQVFVYGKDGRQTGRIDVPERPLQLIFGGADRRTLYILTHHSLYSTRI; from the coding sequence TTGAAGACCCAGCTCATATTGACCACCACCCTTGCCGCCGCGCTGGCGGCATCGGCGGCGCAGGCCGCGTCCACGTCCGCATACCAGGTGATGCCGGAAGATGCGCGCGCCATCGTCGCCAAGGCGAAAGGCGACGGCACGACGGACGACACGGCGGCGATCCAGGCCGCCCTCGACAAGGCGGCGAACGATGAACAGGGCGGCATCGTCTTCCTGCCGTCCGGCCGTTACCGGCTGACGCGCACGCTGACGATTCCGCTGGCGGTGCGCCTGTATGGCGTGGGCCCCACCCGCCCAGTGTTCGTGCTGGCGCCGAAGACGCCCGGCTTCCAGAAAGGCGTGGCAAACATGGTGATCTTCACCGGCGGCGACCAGTACCGCGTGGGCAAGGTGCCGATGCCGGTGCCGAGCGCCGTGCCGTTCGACCCGAAGAACAAGCCAGTGCGCGACGCCAATTCGTCGACGTTCTACTCGGCGCTGTCGAACGTGGACTTCGAGATCGGCGCGGGCAATCCGGCCGCCGCCGCGGTGCGCATGCACACGGCGCAGCACTCGAACCTGTCGCACATCGACTTCCACATCGGCTCCGGCCTGGCCGGCGTATACCACGTCGGTAATGTCGCCTACAACCTGCGCTTCTACGGCGGCCGCTACGGCATCCTGGCCGAGAAGACGTCGCCGGCGTGGCAGTTCACGCTGATGGATTCCACGTTCGAAGGCCAGCGCGACGCGGCGATCCGCGAGCACGAGGCTGGCCTGACGATGGTCAACGTCGACATCCGCAACACACCCGTCGGCGTGGAAATCAACCGCGGGTATGGCGACTGGCTGTGGGGCAAGGACGTGCGCTTCGAGAACGTGTCGAAGGCCGCGCTCATCGTCAGCAACGAAAACAATGTGTACACGCAGGTAGGCTTCGAGAACGCCGTCGCCAGCAATGTCCCCGTGTTCGCCCGCTTCCGCGACAGCGGCAAGGCCGTCGAAGGCAAGGGCCGCAACTACCGTGTCGACGAATTCAACTACGGCCTCACGGTCGACAAGCTCGGCGAACCGGGCAAGTTCGCCACGAACTACAAGGCCACGACGCTGTCCGCGGCCGTGCCGGCCCGCGAGCGCGCGCTGCGCCTACTGCCGCCATCGAAGGACTGGGTCAACGTGAAGACGCTGGGCGCCGCGGGCAACGGCACCACCGACGACACGGCGGCGCTCCAGAAAGCCATCGACAGCCACCGCGTGGTGTACCTCCCGCTGGGCTTCTACGTGGTCAGCGACACGATCCGCCTGAAGCCCGACACGGTGCTGGTCGGCCTGCACCCGGGCCTGACGCAGCTGCTGATCCAGAACGGCTCGCCGAAGTACCAGGGTGCCGGCAGCCCGGTCGCGCTGGTGGAAAGCGCGCGTGGCGGCGATGCCATCGTCTCGGGCATCGGCCTGGCCACGGGTGAAGTGAACCAGCGCGCCGTCGCGCTGCTGTGGCGTGCCGGCGAGCGCTCGCTGGTGGACGACGTGCGCATCCAGGGCGGCCACGGCACGCGCCTGTACGACGGCAGCCGCGCCGACCCGTACAAGAAGGATGCGAAGTTCGACACCACGGCGCACTGGGACCGCCAGTACCCCAGCGTGTGGGTGACCGATGGCGGCGGCGGCACGTTCTCCGGCATCTGGTCGCCGAGCGGCTATGCGCAGGCCGGCTTCTACGTCACCAACACGAAGACGCCGGGCCACGTGTACGAACTGTCGGCCGAGCACCACGTGCGCGCCGAAATCGTGCTCGACGGCGTGGAAAACTGGGAATTCCTCGCGCCGCAGACTGAGGAAGAAGTGCGCGACGGCATGGACGCGGTCTCGCTCGAGATCCGCAATTCGAAGAACCTGCTGTTCGCGAACTACCATGGCTACCGCGTCACGCGGTCGCTGAAACCCATGCCGGCCGCGGTGACGATCTCGAATTCATCCGACATCCGCTTCCGCAACGTGCACGTCAATGGCGAGAGCGGCTTTTCCACGTGCGACGACAATGGCTGCACGACCTACCTGCGCGCATCGAAATACCCGTATGAAAACGCGATCCGCGACGTGACGAACCGCATCGACGTGCGCGAGCGCGAATTCGCAGTACTCGACTACACCGGCACCCAGAAGGAAGCGCCGCCCGCGCAGGGCAAGGTGGAAAAACTGGAGACCGGCTTCTGGTCGATCGCCGGCGCCGCCGTGGATGCCCAGGGCAAGCTGTACTTCGTCGACCGCCACTGGCGCCGCATCCACGCCTATAGCGAGGACCGGGGGCTGGAAACGGTGCGCGACGCCGCGCTCGATCCCGTCAACCTGGCGATCGACGGCAGCGGCAACGTGATGGTGCAGTCATCGTTCGGACCGCAGGCGTCCGTGTACTCGTTCAATCCCGGGGCGCCCGGACTCGACGTCACGATGATCAAGCCGACGCCAGTCGCCAGCCGGCCGGCGGCGCGCGTGGCGGTGCCCGTCAACTTCTGGCAGAACGGCGAGTTCCGCGACCAGCTGAACCCGGAAACGTACGAGTTCACCACGCTGGCCGAGATGTTCGCCCGCGACGTGGCCCTGCCGAAGGCGCAGGAATACGTGTCGCCGGACGGTTCGCTGGCGCTGCCGGCTTACCGCGTGCTGCGCCAGGGACCGGCCGACCACCTGGGCTGGCGCTGGTCCGATGCGCTGAACACGCATGGCTTCGTTGCCGGCCGCGTCGGCGAACGCGTGGTGTTCACAAACGGTTCCGAAAACCGCACCTTCAGCGGTGTCATCGCTGCCGGCGGCGCGCTGAAGGACCTGAAGCAGGTGGCCGACCGGGGCGGCGAAAGCGCGGCGGTGGATGGCGCAGGCAATGTGTACGTCGCCAACGGGCAGGTATTCGTGTACGGCAAGGATGGCAGGCAGACGGGCCGCATCGACGTGCCGGAACGCCCGCTGCAGCTGATCTTCGGCGGCGCGGACCGGCGCACGCTGTACATCCTCACGCACCACAGTCTGTACTCGACGCGGATCTGA
- the glcE gene encoding glycolate oxidase subunit GlcE, with the protein MDDTLEPLRAAFRERVLAAGRDGVPLRIRGGGSKDWYGRAPEGAVLDTTGYRGITGYEPTELVVTARCGTPLREIEAALAEHGQMLAFEPPHFGEGATIGGVVASGLAGPRRQAAGAVRDFVLGVTLMNGQGNVLRFGGQVMKNVAGYDVSRLMAGSLGTLGLILDVSLKVLPRPAAEATLRLALDQETALQRVNAWAGQPMPVSASAWHDGLLTVRLSGAGAAVAAAMARIGGEALPAGTATAFWHDVREQRHPFFADAAAAPLWRLAVPTVAPVLAPGQEDGGTQLIEWGGGQRWLRSHETPQAIRALAARHGGHATLYRGTARHDVFQPLAPAIHAIHRNLKNAFDPAGIFNPGRMYEDL; encoded by the coding sequence ATGGACGATACGCTGGAACCATTGCGCGCGGCATTCCGCGAGCGCGTGCTGGCCGCGGGCCGCGACGGGGTGCCGCTGCGCATCCGCGGTGGCGGCAGCAAGGACTGGTACGGGCGCGCACCGGAAGGCGCGGTGCTCGACACCACGGGCTACCGCGGCATCACCGGCTACGAGCCCACCGAACTGGTGGTCACCGCGCGCTGCGGCACGCCGCTGCGCGAGATCGAAGCGGCGCTGGCGGAACACGGGCAGATGCTGGCGTTCGAACCGCCGCATTTCGGCGAGGGCGCCACTATCGGCGGCGTCGTGGCCAGCGGGCTGGCCGGGCCGCGCCGGCAGGCCGCCGGCGCCGTGCGCGATTTCGTGCTGGGCGTGACCCTGATGAACGGGCAGGGCAACGTATTGCGCTTCGGCGGCCAGGTGATGAAGAACGTGGCCGGCTACGACGTATCGCGCCTGATGGCCGGATCGCTCGGTACGCTGGGACTGATCCTCGACGTGTCGCTGAAAGTGCTGCCCCGTCCCGCGGCGGAGGCCACGCTGCGACTGGCGCTGGACCAGGAAACCGCGCTGCAGCGCGTGAACGCCTGGGCCGGGCAACCGATGCCGGTGTCCGCCAGCGCCTGGCACGATGGCCTGCTGACGGTGCGCCTGTCCGGCGCCGGCGCGGCGGTGGCCGCGGCGATGGCACGTATCGGTGGCGAGGCGCTGCCCGCCGGAACGGCCACGGCGTTCTGGCACGACGTGCGCGAGCAGCGCCATCCGTTCTTTGCGGACGCCGCCGCCGCGCCGCTGTGGCGGCTGGCGGTGCCTACCGTGGCGCCGGTGCTGGCCCCCGGGCAGGAGGACGGCGGGACGCAACTGATCGAGTGGGGCGGCGGGCAACGCTGGCTGCGCTCGCACGAGACGCCGCAGGCCATCCGCGCGCTGGCGGCACGCCATGGCGGCCATGCCACCCTGTACCGCGGCACCGCGCGGCACGACGTGTTTCAACCGCTGGCACCCGCGATCCATGCGATCCACCGCAACCTGAAAAACGCTTTCGACCCGGCCGGCATCTTTAACCCGGGCCGCATGTACGAGGACCTTTGA
- a CDS encoding ThuA domain-containing protein — protein sequence MPPVLKTLAAALALAAAGTSHADSQFKLLVLAMPGKYHYEYIPIARDSLERLAKLHAFEFTYTNKPAVFDGDLKQYGAVMFLNTPGEELNPAQRANFEQYMRGGGNAIVVHRAAITPPNGWVWYEKLVGRSVGPHPMLQTGVVTVVDKAFPATFGLPDRWIWSDEFYVTTNPYNVKINTVLGVDEASYDPTKIWPGQSVQGMGPDHPIAWYHQVEKGRVFVTTLGHNGEMYRDPQYLGHLMGGIYWAVTGKGQAGKGQAARP from the coding sequence ATGCCCCCTGTATTGAAGACCCTGGCGGCGGCGCTCGCGCTGGCCGCCGCCGGCACCAGCCATGCCGACAGCCAGTTCAAGCTGCTCGTGCTGGCCATGCCCGGCAAGTACCACTACGAATACATCCCGATCGCCCGCGACAGCCTGGAACGCCTGGCGAAACTGCATGCGTTCGAGTTTACGTACACGAACAAGCCCGCCGTGTTCGACGGCGACCTGAAACAATATGGCGCCGTGATGTTCCTGAACACGCCGGGCGAGGAACTGAACCCGGCGCAGCGCGCGAACTTCGAGCAGTACATGCGCGGCGGCGGCAACGCCATCGTCGTGCATCGCGCGGCGATCACGCCGCCGAACGGGTGGGTGTGGTACGAGAAGCTGGTGGGCCGCAGCGTGGGGCCCCATCCGATGCTGCAGACGGGCGTCGTCACCGTCGTCGACAAGGCCTTCCCCGCCACGTTCGGCCTGCCCGACCGGTGGATCTGGAGCGACGAGTTCTACGTGACCACCAATCCGTACAACGTGAAGATCAACACCGTGCTGGGCGTGGACGAAGCCAGCTACGACCCGACGAAGATCTGGCCGGGGCAATCCGTGCAGGGCATGGGCCCGGACCACCCGATCGCTTGGTACCACCAGGTGGAAAAGGGCCGCGTGTTCGTCACCACGCTCGGGCACAACGGCGAGATGTACCGCGATCCGCAGTACCTGGGGCACCTGATGGGCGGGATCTACTGGGCAGTCACCGGTAAGGGTCAGGCGGGCAAGGGTCAGGCGGCCAGGCCGTAA
- a CDS encoding (Fe-S)-binding protein, whose translation MQPRDPMPMSAATAAVTDVYLFGTCVIDLFMPRAGLDAVRLLEREGVVVHYPRGQSCCGQPAWSSGNPAHAREVALAQMALFPHDWPVIVPSGSCAGMMRHHWPELFAADPVLAEQARRLAGRVHELSEFLLNVLRVRYPAQAQADEDVVLHTSCGARREMGTRAHCVALVDGLPGVRRLEHARESECCGFGGTFCLKHPDISGAMVTDKVAAACATGARRVVSADCGCLLNIGHAARAQEAPLEVEHMASFLWRRANGLAAGEEGA comes from the coding sequence ATGCAGCCGCGTGACCCGATGCCCATGTCAGCCGCCACGGCGGCCGTGACGGATGTCTACCTTTTCGGCACGTGCGTCATCGACCTGTTCATGCCACGGGCCGGCCTCGATGCCGTGCGCCTGCTCGAACGCGAGGGTGTCGTCGTGCATTACCCGCGCGGCCAGAGCTGCTGCGGCCAGCCCGCCTGGAGCAGCGGCAACCCGGCGCACGCGCGCGAGGTGGCGCTGGCGCAGATGGCCCTGTTCCCGCACGACTGGCCGGTGATCGTGCCGTCCGGTTCCTGCGCGGGCATGATGCGCCACCACTGGCCGGAACTGTTCGCTGCCGATCCGGTGCTCGCGGAGCAGGCTCGCCGGCTCGCCGGGCGGGTCCATGAACTGAGCGAATTCCTGCTGAACGTGCTGCGCGTGCGCTATCCCGCGCAGGCGCAGGCCGACGAGGACGTGGTGCTGCACACGTCGTGCGGGGCGCGGCGCGAGATGGGCACGCGTGCCCACTGCGTGGCACTCGTCGATGGCCTGCCCGGCGTGCGGCGGCTGGAGCACGCGCGCGAATCCGAGTGCTGCGGTTTTGGCGGCACGTTCTGCCTGAAGCATCCGGACATTTCCGGCGCCATGGTGACCGACAAGGTCGCCGCCGCCTGCGCCACCGGCGCGCGGCGCGTCGTTTCCGCCGATTGCGGCTGCCTGCTCAATATCGGCCACGCCGCCAGGGCACAGGAGGCACCGCTCGAGGTGGAGCACATGGCCAGCTTCCTGTGGCGCCGTGCGAACGGCCTGGCTGCCGGGGAGGAGGGCGCATGA
- a CDS encoding NUDIX hydrolase, with the protein MPPLHPCPDDEGNPVVIRIPTVPTAPASWQEPARLATVVPNGPLPDALNGIPLAPWTTAPDTADGWAALADRALLEEPPFVPPEGMSAAAGAVVVEDDGRVWLVAPSNRFGGYSATFPKGRADSGAGLHCTAIREAFEEAGLHVQLVAFLADSRRTLTYTRYYIARRLGGTPAAMGWETQAVHLVPLTQLERVASHHNDFPVIKALREWFDAQRR; encoded by the coding sequence ATGCCCCCACTGCACCCCTGCCCCGACGACGAAGGCAATCCCGTCGTCATCCGCATTCCCACCGTGCCGACCGCGCCCGCTTCGTGGCAGGAGCCGGCCCGCCTTGCCACCGTGGTACCGAACGGCCCGCTGCCCGACGCCCTGAACGGGATCCCGCTGGCGCCCTGGACGACGGCGCCGGACACGGCCGATGGGTGGGCGGCACTGGCCGACCGCGCGCTGCTGGAAGAGCCGCCGTTCGTGCCACCGGAAGGCATGTCCGCCGCGGCCGGCGCCGTTGTCGTCGAGGATGACGGGCGCGTATGGCTCGTCGCGCCGTCGAACCGTTTCGGCGGCTACAGCGCCACGTTCCCGAAAGGCCGCGCCGACTCCGGCGCCGGGCTGCATTGCACGGCGATCCGCGAAGCCTTCGAGGAAGCGGGATTGCACGTGCAGCTCGTGGCCTTCCTGGCCGACTCGCGCCGCACGCTGACCTACACGCGCTACTACATCGCCCGCCGCCTCGGCGGCACGCCGGCCGCGATGGGCTGGGAAACGCAGGCCGTGCACCTGGTGCCGCTGACGCAGCTGGAACGCGTGGCGAGCCACCACAACGACTTTCCCGTCATCAAGGCGCTGCGCGAGTGGTTCGACGCGCAGCGGCGCTGA
- a CDS encoding LutC/YkgG family protein, translating to MHARERMLGRLRAAAPAPVQDALTVLDSRIAAHHAHAQPEPGQLADALEAALRAARAEVFRAGIDEWPSLLADRLAHHGVKRLLLDCESPEGAALARALPAQVETLPFRGPLETWKPELFGTVDAGFTVARSGIAATGTLVLAPDAGTPRTVSLVPPLHVALVHAESLHATLFDAALAERWRDGMPTNLVLASGPSKTSDIQQTLAFGAHGPRWMWVVIVTGRRQA from the coding sequence ATGCATGCCCGCGAACGCATGCTGGGCCGGCTGCGCGCCGCCGCGCCGGCGCCAGTGCAAGATGCCCTCACGGTGCTCGACAGTCGGATCGCCGCGCACCATGCCCACGCGCAGCCGGAGCCCGGTCAACTGGCCGATGCGCTGGAAGCTGCGCTGCGCGCCGCGCGTGCCGAGGTATTCCGGGCCGGCATCGACGAATGGCCGTCACTGCTTGCGGACAGGCTGGCGCACCATGGCGTGAAGCGCCTGCTGCTCGACTGCGAAAGCCCCGAAGGCGCGGCACTGGCCCGTGCACTGCCGGCGCAGGTGGAAACGCTGCCGTTCCGCGGCCCGCTGGAGACGTGGAAGCCGGAACTGTTCGGCACCGTCGATGCGGGTTTCACGGTGGCGCGGTCGGGCATAGCCGCCACCGGTACGCTGGTCCTAGCGCCGGATGCGGGCACGCCGCGCACCGTTTCGCTGGTGCCGCCGCTGCACGTCGCGCTGGTCCATGCCGAGTCGCTGCACGCCACGCTGTTCGATGCCGCCCTGGCCGAGCGCTGGCGCGATGGCATGCCCACGAACCTGGTGCTGGCGTCGGGGCCGTCGAAAACGTCGGACATCCAGCAAACGCTGGCCTTCGGCGCGCACGGGCCGCGCTGGATGTGGGTCGTGATCGTTACCGGAAGGAGGCAGGCATGA
- a CDS encoding LutB/LldF family L-lactate oxidation iron-sulfur protein yields MSVQSMHFVAPEDFHGRARAALDDPKLRASFRGAMDFLQAKRRTQFPDAEELERLRDLGEAIRRHALANLPQLLVQLEEKLTAAGVHVHWAETGEEANAIIAGIAHARGARRVIKGKSMASEEIELNHYLGERGIACIESDMGEYIVQIAGEKPSHIVMPAIHKTREDIGALFARHIPETPYSDDVDTLIQTGRRALRTAFAEADIGVSGVNFAAADTGTLWLVENEGNGRLSTTVPDVHIAIMGMEKVVAKLEHIVPLASLLTRSATGQPITTYCNLISGPRRAGELDGPRELHLVLLDNGRTQAYADEQLRATLQCIRCGACMNHCPVYGRIGGHAYGTTYPGPIGKIISPHLLGLEATADLATASSLCGACGEVCPVRIPIPALLVRLRTEANRDPREQVAHPLKGQGAKFSRGDRLVWRFWSGAFSHPSAYRAFRAAATRLRALTPSAQMGWTRHRTPLTPAPRSLADMLRERNQPE; encoded by the coding sequence ATGAGCGTTCAATCGATGCATTTCGTCGCGCCGGAGGATTTCCATGGCAGGGCCCGCGCCGCGCTGGACGATCCGAAGCTGCGCGCGAGCTTTCGTGGCGCGATGGATTTCCTGCAAGCGAAACGGCGCACGCAATTCCCCGATGCGGAGGAACTGGAACGCCTGCGCGACCTGGGCGAAGCGATCCGCCGGCATGCGCTGGCCAACCTGCCGCAACTGCTCGTGCAGCTCGAGGAAAAGCTGACGGCGGCCGGCGTGCACGTGCACTGGGCCGAGACGGGCGAGGAAGCCAACGCGATCATCGCCGGCATCGCGCACGCGCGTGGCGCCCGCCGGGTCATCAAGGGCAAGTCGATGGCCAGCGAAGAGATCGAGCTGAATCACTACCTGGGCGAGCGGGGCATCGCTTGCATCGAATCGGACATGGGCGAATACATCGTGCAGATCGCGGGCGAGAAGCCGTCGCACATCGTCATGCCGGCGATCCACAAGACGCGCGAGGATATCGGCGCATTGTTCGCGCGGCACATCCCTGAAACGCCCTACAGCGACGACGTCGACACGCTGATCCAGACCGGCCGCCGGGCCTTGCGCACGGCGTTCGCCGAGGCCGACATCGGCGTGTCGGGCGTCAACTTCGCCGCCGCCGACACAGGCACGCTGTGGCTGGTGGAAAACGAGGGCAATGGCCGGCTGTCGACCACGGTGCCCGACGTGCACATCGCCATCATGGGCATGGAGAAGGTGGTGGCAAAGCTCGAGCACATCGTGCCGCTGGCCAGCCTGCTGACCCGGTCGGCCACAGGGCAGCCGATCACCACGTATTGCAACCTGATCTCGGGCCCGCGCCGTGCCGGCGAGCTCGATGGTCCACGCGAACTGCACCTGGTCTTGCTGGACAACGGCCGCACGCAGGCCTATGCCGACGAGCAGTTGCGCGCCACGCTGCAGTGCATCCGTTGCGGCGCCTGCATGAACCACTGTCCCGTCTACGGGCGCATCGGCGGCCATGCGTATGGCACGACCTATCCCGGGCCGATCGGCAAGATCATCTCGCCGCACCTGCTGGGACTGGAAGCGACGGCCGACCTGGCCACCGCCTCGAGCCTGTGCGGCGCGTGCGGGGAAGTGTGTCCCGTGCGCATTCCGATCCCGGCGCTGCTGGTGCGCCTGCGCACCGAGGCGAACCGCGATCCGCGCGAGCAGGTGGCGCATCCCCTCAAGGGGCAGGGGGCGAAATTCAGCCGTGGCGACCGGCTGGTGTGGCGGTTCTGGAGCGGCGCGTTTTCCCATCCGTCCGCCTACCGGGCGTTCCGCGCGGCAGCCACGCGCCTGCGCGCGCTGACGCCTTCCGCACAGATGGGCTGGACCCGGCACCGCACGCCTTTGACACCGGCACCGCGCAGCCTGGCCGACATGCTGCGGGAGCGGAACCAGCCGGAGTGA
- the glcF gene encoding glycolate oxidase subunit GlcF, whose product MQTNLAPQYQGTPEGQEAEAILRSCVHCGFCTATCPTYQLLGDELDGPRGRIYLIKQVLEGAEAGPGTQLHLDRCLTCRNCETTCPSGVQYGRLLDIGRGIVERQVPRPAAQRAARTLLREVLPRGWIFKPAMKAGQLLRPVLPAALRGKVARATPPGRWPTASHARKMLLLDGCVQPAMAPNINAATARVLDALGIELVMAPKAGCCGAIRYHLNDQEGGLDDMRRNIDAWWPAVEEGAEAIVMTSSGCGVTVKDYGHLLRHDAAYAAKAARIAMLTRDISEILCDFEDALAARIDSVHARSVAFHPPCTLQHGQQIRGKVEGLLRAVGVDVRLCADSHLCCGSSGTYSLLQPELSGQLRERKLAALHATDAEEIVSANIGCQSHLQGGTGTPVGHWIELLDRLLQQSSQPSQDQARRRSQAPGGRPHAAA is encoded by the coding sequence ATGCAGACCAATCTTGCTCCCCAATACCAGGGCACGCCGGAAGGCCAGGAAGCGGAAGCGATCCTGCGCAGTTGCGTGCATTGCGGCTTTTGCACGGCCACCTGTCCCACCTATCAATTGCTGGGCGACGAACTCGATGGCCCGCGCGGGCGCATCTACCTGATCAAGCAGGTGCTGGAAGGCGCCGAAGCGGGACCGGGCACGCAGCTGCACCTGGACCGTTGCCTCACATGCCGCAACTGCGAGACCACGTGCCCGTCCGGCGTGCAGTATGGCCGGCTGCTCGATATCGGCCGCGGCATCGTCGAACGGCAGGTGCCGCGCCCGGCCGCGCAACGGGCCGCCCGCACGCTGCTGCGCGAAGTGCTGCCGCGCGGCTGGATCTTCAAGCCGGCCATGAAGGCGGGCCAGTTGCTGCGCCCCGTGCTGCCAGCGGCGCTGCGCGGCAAGGTGGCGCGCGCCACGCCGCCGGGCCGGTGGCCGACAGCCAGCCATGCGCGCAAGATGCTGCTGCTCGACGGCTGCGTGCAGCCGGCGATGGCGCCGAACATCAATGCCGCCACGGCGCGCGTGCTCGATGCGCTGGGCATCGAACTCGTCATGGCGCCGAAAGCCGGGTGCTGCGGTGCCATCCGCTACCACCTGAATGACCAGGAGGGCGGGCTGGACGACATGCGCCGCAATATCGATGCATGGTGGCCGGCGGTCGAGGAGGGCGCCGAAGCGATCGTCATGACGTCGTCGGGCTGCGGCGTCACCGTCAAGGATTACGGCCACCTGCTGCGCCACGATGCCGCCTACGCGGCGAAAGCCGCCCGCATCGCGATGCTGACGCGGGACATCAGTGAAATCCTGTGCGATTTCGAGGATGCGCTGGCAGCCCGCATCGACAGCGTTCACGCCCGGTCGGTGGCATTCCACCCGCCCTGCACGCTGCAGCACGGGCAGCAGATCCGCGGCAAGGTCGAGGGCCTGCTGCGCGCGGTGGGCGTGGACGTGCGGCTGTGCGCGGACAGCCACCTGTGCTGCGGCTCGTCCGGCACGTATTCGCTGCTGCAGCCGGAGCTGTCCGGCCAGCTGCGCGAGCGCAAGCTGGCGGCGCTGCACGCCACCGACGCCGAGGAGATCGTGTCCGCCAACATCGGTTGCCAGAGCCACCTGCAAGGCGGCACCGGCACGCCGGTGGGGCACTGGATCGAATTGCTGGACCGCTTGCTGCAACAGTCGTCGCAACCGTCGCAGGACCAGGCGCGGCGTCGGTCGCAGGCGCCGGGCGGGAGGCCGCATGCAGCCGCGTGA